In Deltaproteobacteria bacterium, the genomic window AACAGTTAAACAATGGGTGAAGAACCACAGTAGCGTCTCCCAAGTTCAAGAGTGTTTAAAAGATGAATTTGAGAGCCTGTTTGTGGATCCGACGCAGGCTGTGGTTACACCTTATGAGACAAAATATGTAAAAGGCAGGACTGGGGAAGTGCTTTTAAGAGTAAAAGAGACATATTTAAAGGCGGGTTTAGAAAAGTCTGAGAAATGTGTGGAAACTGAAGATCACATTGCATTAGAATTAGATTTTATGAAATATCTGTGTGATAAAGAGATAGAAAATTTTGAGAAAGAAGATTTCCCGAAATTTTTAAATTTACAAAAGGAATTTCTAAAGGAATTGTTAAAGTGGATTCCCTTTGTTTGCAAAGAGATTTCAGTTTCTGAAAAGGCATCCTTTTATAAAGGAATATCAAAAATTGCAACAGGTTTCTTAAATTATGAAAGAAGCCTGTTAGAAAGTGGAGGATAAGGAGGTTTATATGAATGGAACGGAAGCTCAGAGATTGCCGGGTTCATATCTGCTATGGTTGATAATATCACTGATAGTATTGGCAATTGGTGGTATTACAGGTTTATATAGCTGGTTTATACCTGGTTTGCATCATATATCTCGAGATATAGTAACAGGTGTTTTGCTTGCCTCTTATACTTACTTTGTGGGTATTACCACAGGCTTGTGTGTGATAGCTGCGTTAGGACACCTGTTTGGTTTTGATGTTTATGAAGCGGCAACATCCAGAGCGGCATGGCTGGCGATTGTTTCTATGCTGGCTGGTTTCTTCGCCATCGCCTTTGATTTAGGCCATACATTTAAAGCATATTTATTTGTTACCTCACCAAACTTTTCCGCACCTATCCTGATGATGGCCTGGTTATATGCGTTTTATCTTATTTTTGCCATTGTAGAGTTTATACTACTTATGTCTAAGAAATACGGGATAGCTATTGTATTTGGTGCAGTAGCACTCATTCTGGATGTTATAGCAAGATCAAATGTGGGATATATTTTTGGCTCTACTATTGCCCGACCATTTTGGTTTGGCGCTTTCCCTTCTTTCTTTTTCCTTGCCCTGTCTATGACCTCAGGTATGGCTTTATTTATCCTATGCACGGTATGGGTTTCTAAATTGAGAGGAGTGAATAATCCCAAACTTTTAGAATCAGCTGTAAAACTGCAGACTATATTTTTACTTGTAGTGGCTCTATTCTATATATGGTATATAATGAGCGGTAAATTTGGCTTTGCACCAGGCAAATACGAAGCAACAAAAGCCTTAACGGCAGGTCCTCTTTCTGTAAACTTCTATCTGTTTGAGATAATCTGCGGTATTATTATACCTTTTATACTATTGGCCGCTTCTAAAGGAAAATCTGCGGTTGTTGCGTTTGTTGCTTCTATTCTTGTTCTTATAGGAACATTCTCTTCCCATTACGATTTCTGTATAGCAGGACAGATTGTTCCTGTATGGCAGGCGTTTGCTGTAAGACCGGAGTATGCACCAATGTACGCGCAATATCATCCATCAGGCGTAGAAATTCTTACTGTAATGGGTGCCTTCGGCCTTTTGTTCTTCCTGTTCTTCTTGGGCGAGGGAATATTCAAATTTAGAATTAATGGAAAGGCGGAATAAAGGAGGGATTTATGTTTGAAAGGCCAGTAAAGAAAAATAATTATGCAAT contains:
- the nrfD gene encoding polysulfide reductase NrfD, which produces MNGTEAQRLPGSYLLWLIISLIVLAIGGITGLYSWFIPGLHHISRDIVTGVLLASYTYFVGITTGLCVIAALGHLFGFDVYEAATSRAAWLAIVSMLAGFFAIAFDLGHTFKAYLFVTSPNFSAPILMMAWLYAFYLIFAIVEFILLMSKKYGIAIVFGAVALILDVIARSNVGYIFGSTIARPFWFGAFPSFFFLALSMTSGMALFILCTVWVSKLRGVNNPKLLESAVKLQTIFLLVVALFYIWYIMSGKFGFAPGKYEATKALTAGPLSVNFYLFEIICGIIIPFILLAASKGKSAVVAFVASILVLIGTFSSHYDFCIAGQIVPVWQAFAVRPEYAPMYAQYHPSGVEILTVMGAFGLLFFLFFLGEGIFKFRINGKAE
- a CDS encoding molecular chaperone TorD family protein, whose amino-acid sequence is MELETIKKRREIYAFLSRLFLEAPPEELADDMVNGDFFTQFESFVLNDEMKEGIKTVKQWVKNHSSVSQVQECLKDEFESLFVDPTQAVVTPYETKYVKGRTGEVLLRVKETYLKAGLEKSEKCVETEDHIALELDFMKYLCDKEIENFEKEDFPKFLNLQKEFLKELLKWIPFVCKEISVSEKASFYKGISKIATGFLNYERSLLESGG